From the genome of Candidatus Zixiibacteriota bacterium:
CGCCTCAACGGCATCTCGCATCTGCATGTCAAAGAAGCCGAACATGGCGAACCGATCGTGGCCGGGGCCGCCTATGTCGCTCCGGGCGACAAGCACATGACGATTCGCAAGTGGGGCTCTCAGGCCGAGGTACAGCTTTCGGATGAGCCGACTAATGTCTTGCATAAACCGTCTGTGGATGTTATGATGAACTCCGTGGCCGACGTCTTCGGAGGAAGGACACTGGGTGTGATCATGACCGGGATGGGATCCGACGGGGTCAATGGCCTCAGGAACATTAAAAGTAAAGGGGGCAAGGTTATTGCGCAGAATGAAAATTCATGCGTTGTCTATGGAATGCCGCGGGCCGCAGTGGAAGGCGGTCTGGCTGATAAGGTGGTCGCCCTGGAGAGAATCGCGACCGAAATCGGCAGTTACTTTTAGCTCACTTTTATATTGTTAAAAGCAGTTTACCTGCTATATTTGTCGTATGGGACGCGATATGCCTAATTCTAAAACCGATCAGGATATTGATAGAATATCTCATCTGAATCAATCCTTCACGAATTTTACCGATATCGTCGAGGAACTAAACGAGTCCTACCAGGGACTCGAACGTCGCTTCGAATCACTCAATAACCAGCTCGAGGAAACTAACTATCAGCTTCGTCAGGCACTTGTCGAAAACCAGAAAGTGCGCAGTTTTTTACATGAACTGACTGCCGCGGTGCCATCCGGGATCGTTGTGTATGATCTCGAGGGTAATATAACTCTGATGAATAAAGCGGCTGAAGAACTTCTGGAGACTAACCTGGAAGATGCTTCTCAAACAGGTTTGGGCTTTATCTCAGATAGTAATCCCGATTATTCCGCTATGAAGACGGTTTCCGAGAACCGGCCGTTTCTTTCCGAGGAAAAGAAGATCTTCCTCAAGACCGGCAAGGAGCTGACGGTTTCTTTTTCAACCGCATTGCTCTATGATCAGGATCGGAAAGTCATCGGCGCACTCGAGCTATACCACGATATAAGCAGGATACGTCGTCTCGAAGATGAGATCACCCGTGTCAAAACGCTGGCCGCACTGGGTGAAATTGCCGCGACCGTAGCCCATGAAGTTCGCAACCCGCTGGGCGGGATTCTCGGTTTCGCGGCCCTGCTGAAACGTGATCTGGAAGATGATCCGCGTGTCGACCTGGTGGAAAAAATCATCCGGGGAGTGAAAAATCTCGACCAGTCTGTTTCCTCGCTTTTGCGTTACGCCCAGGAGGAACATCCCGATTTAAAGACGGTTCAGCTCAAACCACTTTTGGAAGAGCTTATCCACGAGTTCCGCATGAACCTGGCGCAGTGTGAGGAAAAATGCCATATCGACCT
Proteins encoded in this window:
- a CDS encoding chemotaxis response regulator protein-glutamate methylesterase — translated: RLNGISHLHVKEAEHGEPIVAGAAYVAPGDKHMTIRKWGSQAEVQLSDEPTNVLHKPSVDVMMNSVADVFGGRTLGVIMTGMGSDGVNGLRNIKSKGGKVIAQNENSCVVYGMPRAAVEGGLADKVVALERIATEIGSYF
- a CDS encoding PAS domain S-box protein, which translates into the protein MGRDMPNSKTDQDIDRISHLNQSFTNFTDIVEELNESYQGLERRFESLNNQLEETNYQLRQALVENQKVRSFLHELTAAVPSGIVVYDLEGNITLMNKAAEELLETNLEDASQTGLGFISDSNPDYSAMKTVSENRPFLSEEKKIFLKTGKELTVSFSTALLYDQDRKVIGALELYHDISRIRRLEDEITRVKTLAALGEIAATVAHEVRNPLGGILGFAALLKRDLEDDPRVDLVEKIIRGVKNLDQSVSSLLRYAQEEHPDLKTVQLKPLLEELIHEFRMNLAQCEEKCHIDLIVSPESLSWKMDPGHLRQCVLNLLLNAHQAQKENSRISLSVIGDNKLNIIVSDRGSGMTEKVKQKLFTPFFTTRKAGTGLGLATVKKLVLLHKGEIKVDTEIGRGTDIRLEIPADLK